The proteins below are encoded in one region of Chrysemys picta bellii isolate R12L10 chromosome 4, ASM1138683v2, whole genome shotgun sequence:
- the C4H14orf132 gene encoding uncharacterized protein C14orf132 homolog isoform X1, with protein MDLSFMAAQGTSQKASGVTKWSNPSTDKIKIPVMGGAFMDSPNEDFGTEYSLFNSSANVHAAASMQNQPEETSRSSNDAILLWIAIIATIGNIVVVGVVYAFTF; from the exons GGCACTTCCCAGAAGGCATCAGGAGTGACTAAGTGGAGCAATCCTTCAACTGACAAAATCAAG ATTCCTGTCATGGGAGGAGCTTTCATGGACTCACCCAATGAGGACTTTGGTACAGAATACTCCTTGTTTAATTCATCGGCCAATGTCCATGCAGCTGCTTCAATGCAGAACCAGCCAGAAGAGACATCCCGCTCCTCAAACGATGCCATATTGTTATGGATTGCGATCATAGCAACAATTGGAAACATTGTGGTTGTGGGAGTGGTGTATGCCTTCACGTTCtaa
- the C4H14orf132 gene encoding uncharacterized protein C14orf132 homolog isoform X2, protein MDLSFMAAQIPVMGGAFMDSPNEDFGTEYSLFNSSANVHAAASMQNQPEETSRSSNDAILLWIAIIATIGNIVVVGVVYAFTF, encoded by the coding sequence ATTCCTGTCATGGGAGGAGCTTTCATGGACTCACCCAATGAGGACTTTGGTACAGAATACTCCTTGTTTAATTCATCGGCCAATGTCCATGCAGCTGCTTCAATGCAGAACCAGCCAGAAGAGACATCCCGCTCCTCAAACGATGCCATATTGTTATGGATTGCGATCATAGCAACAATTGGAAACATTGTGGTTGTGGGAGTGGTGTATGCCTTCACGTTCtaa